The following proteins are co-located in the Engraulis encrasicolus isolate BLACKSEA-1 chromosome 2, IST_EnEncr_1.0, whole genome shotgun sequence genome:
- the LOC134440478 gene encoding interferon-induced protein 44-like: MGTEQSKQESYSTPTPTCPPPTYTPPPDPLLPENWRPIDFDASKKTKLLEKVTNFEITHPEVRQLHILVHGPVGVGKSSFISSIASVFKGRMVQASLADSTGGTSFTKKFHTIKFRNNGKKILPFVISDIMGLEDDEATGACTDDLVMALEGHLKSGYCFDPVGSVQKEDHFYNSCPTLNDKVHCLVSLLPGDKIGLMQNAQVQSVIRKMREIREKASELGIPQVIVMTMVDKACPQVNKDMKMIYRSKKIKEKMLECESKLGVPMNYIYPVKNYHEEIELRNDLDILLLSALKGILNFANDHVEQIDD; this comes from the exons ATGGGTACGGAACAAAGCAAGCAAGAATCATActctactcctactcctacttGTCCTCCTCCTACTTAtactcctcctcctgatcctT TGCTTCCAGAAAACTGGAGACCCATTGACTTTGATGCATC AAAAAAGACAAAGCTTTTAGAGAAGGTGACAAATTTTGAGATTACCCACCCAGAGGTTCGTCAGTTGCACATACTTGTTCATGGCCCGGTTGGAGTGGGGAAGTCCAGTTTCATCAGCTCCATTGCAAGTGTCTTTAAGGGTCGCATGGTTCAAGCATCTCTGGCTGATTCTACTGGTGGTACAAGCTTCACCAAGAAG TTCCACACAATAAAATTCAGAAATAATGGCAAGAAGATCCTGCCTtttgtcatcagtgacatcatggGACTGGAGGATGACGAGGCAACTGGGGCTTGTACTGATGATCTTGTGATGGCTCTAGaaggtcatctcaaaagtggATACTGT TTTGACCCTGTAGGCTCTGTGCAAAAAGAAGACCACTTCTACAACAGCTGTCCGACCCTGAACGATAAAGTCCACTGCCTGGTCAGTCTCCTACCTGGAGACAAAATCGGCCTGATGCAAAATGCACAGGTCCAATCTGTCATCCGAAAAATGCGGGAAATCAGAGAGAAAGCCTCTGAACTGG GAATCCCTCAAGTTATTGTCATGACAATGGTGGATAAAGCCTGTCCTCAAGTCAACAAAGACATGAAGATGATCTACAGGAGCAAGAAGATcaaagaaaag atGCTGGAGTGCGAAAGCAAACTGGGTGTCCCCATGAACTACATTTACCCAGTGAAGAACTACCATGAGGAAATTGAGCTGCGCAATGATCTTGATATTCTGCTTCTCTCCGCTCTCAAAGGCATCCTCAACTTTGCCAACGACCACGTGGAACAAATAGATGACTGA